AGTCTGGAAAGACTCGGCAGAACATCGATCGGCGGATATATACCCTTCCTGTGAAGGGACCGGTCAAGGATGATCTGTCCCTCAGTAATATACCCTGTAAGATCCGGGATCGGATGAGTCTTGTCGTCGTCGGGCATCGAAAGCACCGGGATCTGGGTAATGGACCCCTCGCGCACCTCGCCTTCCTTATCACCTTTCAGCAGGCCGGCTCGCTCATATATGGTCGAAAGGTCCGTGTAGAGATAACCGGGATATCCACGACGCCCGGGGATCTCCTTCCTTGCAACAGAGATCTCACGAAGCGCTTCGCAGTAGTTCGTCATATCGGTCATTATCACAAGGACGTGCATCCCACGTTCAAACGCGAGGTACTCGGCGGCTGTCAGCGCAGCTCTCGGAGTCGCGATGCGTTCGATCGTCGGATCGTTGGCCAGGTTGATAAAGAGGACTACCCGCTCCATCGCGCCAGTCTCCTGGAAATCGTGGATGAAGTAGTTCGCCTCCTCGAACGTGATACCCATTGCGGCGAATACGATCGCGAAAGGAGATTCGCTACGTGGAACAGATGCCTGCCTGGCGATCTGCGCGGCGAGTTCCGAATGCGGAAGCCCGAACCCTGAGAAGATCGGTAGCTTCTGCCCGCGGACAAGCGTGTTCAATCCATCGATAGCTGAGACCCCGGTCTGGATGAACTCCTGGGGATATATCCTGGCGTAGGGATTGATCGGGTTGCCGTTGATGTCGAGCATCTTCTCGGGGATGATGGCGGGGCCGTCATCTATCGGGCTTCCCAGACCATTGAATATCCTTCCGAGGATGTCGGGTGAGACGGCCAGTTCGAGTCCCTTTCCCAGAAAGCGTACTTTCGTCTTCGACACGTCGATTCCCCTGGTCCCCTCAAAGACCTGGACCAGTACCCGGTCACGATTGATCTCGAGCACCTTTCCCCGCCTCTGCTCACCATTGGGAAGCTCCACCTCGACGAGTTCCTCGTAGGTAGCATGATCGACTCCGGTAAGCACTACAAGCGGGCCTGTTATCTCTCCGATCGTGTTATATTCGGTAACCATCCGGATCCCTTCTTTCCTATGCCTCGACGTTCCTGGCCTCGACCGAACTCTCGGCCGTCTGTGTCTTGATATCTTCGAGGATCACGTCAAACTGACCGAGATCATCTTCCTTTATATGGCTCATCCTGGCGAGTTTCTCCCTCACCGGAAGATCAAGAAGTCTCCTCAGGGGCACCTTCTTTTCGAGTGCCTTCTCACAGGCACGGTGAAGTTCGATTATCACCTGGAACATCCTGAACTGTTTTTCCAGCCTTGTATATGCGTCGTCGGGATCGAAGGCCGACTGGTGAAGGAAATCCTCCCTGATATGTTTGGAAGTCTCCAGGACTATCCTGTCATTGTCGGAGAGCGAATCGAGTCCTACCAGCCTGACCAGTTCTTCGAGCTCTCCCTCTTTCTGGAGAAGTCCCATCGCCGTCACCCTCAACTGCTGCCACTGTTCCGACACTTCGTTTCTCATGTAGTCGGCGACGTTGTCGTGATAGAGCGAATAACTTGTCAGCCATCCGATGGCGGGAAAATGTCTCTTGAACGCCAGCGTGTCTTCGAGAGCCCAGAACACCTTCACTACCTTGAGAGTAGCCTGGACTACCGGGTCGGAA
This genomic interval from Candidatus Latescibacterota bacterium contains the following:
- a CDS encoding V-type ATP synthase subunit B: MVTEYNTIGEITGPLVVLTGVDHATYEELVEVELPNGEQRRGKVLEINRDRVLVQVFEGTRGIDVSKTKVRFLGKGLELAVSPDILGRIFNGLGSPIDDGPAIIPEKMLDINGNPINPYARIYPQEFIQTGVSAIDGLNTLVRGQKLPIFSGFGLPHSELAAQIARQASVPRSESPFAIVFAAMGITFEEANYFIHDFQETGAMERVVLFINLANDPTIERIATPRAALTAAEYLAFERGMHVLVIMTDMTNYCEALREISVARKEIPGRRGYPGYLYTDLSTIYERAGLLKGDKEGEVREGSITQIPVLSMPDDDKTHPIPDLTGYITEGQIILDRSLHRKGIYPPIDVLPSLSRLRDKGVGEGRTRVDHGQVANQLFSSYARSKEVEELAVVLGEAALTDTDRSYMAFGEKFEDRFVSQALDENRTIEETLGVGWDLLSGIPRPELKRISDDLIDKYLPKKDAPAASAGNTEDKD